The nucleotide sequence AACGTCATCATGGGTTATGCGGCGATCCTGCAAAGCAAGATGCTGGGCGAGATCAACGCCGAGCAGGACAACGCGCTGGAAAAAATGAGCGTCAATTCGAAAGAGCTGCTGAGCATGATCGAACTGCTTTTGGAGGCGACCAAGATCGAGGCCGGCGCCGCGGCGGTGGAGATCGCGGAAGTCAATTTGTCCGATTTTCTCGAGGATCTAAAATCCGCCTACTCCATTCCGTTGAAGAAGCAGATACGTCTGGATTGGGATTGGCCCAAGAACTTTCCCGTTATAAAAACCGACCGCGAGAAGCTGAGACACATCCTGCTGAACGTCATCGGCAACGCGGTCAAATATACCGAGCAGGGCAGCGTCGGCGTTTCGGCGCGCTATCTGGTCGAACAGGGGCGGGTCGAGTTCGAAGTCACGGACACCGGGATCGGCATTCCGAAAGAGGAGCTGCCGCGCATCTTCGAGATGTTCTCTCAAGTCCGCAGCGCCCGGTCCAAGTCTTCCGGCGGAGTGGGCCTCGGCCTTCACATCGTCAAGAAGTTTACCGAGCTGCTCGGCGGAGACATCCGCGTGACGAGCGAAGAGGGCAAAGGATCGACGTTTGCGATAAGGTTGCCCACCGGCGGCCAGGCCGGGCAGGCGCCCGACCGTCAGGACTTTCGCGCGGATGAATCTTCGGCTGCGCGAGAAAAAGAAAGCGCCGAGCGTCCGGTCCCGGCGGGGGATTCTTGAGGGAGGCCTCAGAGTTTGATGGAAGTTAACGCTCTCGTTCGAATCAGTCGAGTCATGCGACGCGCTCTCGGACAGGCGCGTGCCGCGGTCGCCTACCTGATTTACGAGCACACGATTCTCCTGCTGACCGTCATGTTTTGCGCCGCAGGGGCGGCGACGCTGTGGCATTTGTCCCGCCTGTCGGCAACTCTAGTCGAGTCCGGAGCGTTACAGGGAACCGTGCTCTATTCCGGATCTCTCACCGAGCTGCGCACCTTCTATGGCTCCGAGGTCGTGGATAGGGTCAGGTCGCGCGGCATCGAGGCCACCCACGACTACGCCGGCAAACAAGGCGCAATCCCGATTCCGGCGACATTCACGATCGAGTTCGGCAAGCACATGGGCGCGATCAGCCCCGGGATGCAGATCCGCCTCTACAGCGATTATCCTTTTCCGTTCAGGAAAGACGGCGGTCCGAGAGATGGTTTCGAGCGCGACGCTCTTCTGGAGCTGAGAAAAAATCCCGGCCAACCTTATTTTCGTTTTGAAGATTTCCAGGGCAGAGCGTCCTTGCGCTATGCCACCGCGGTCCAACTGCGCGCCGGGTGCGTCTCCTGCCACAACACTCATCCCGAGAGCCCCAAGATCGATTGGCAGGTCGGCGACGTAAGAGGAGTCCAGGAGATTATTCGCCCCTTGGACAGCGCCATCGCCGAGACCCGCTCGGGCCTCCAAAGCACCTTTGTCCTTCTCGGCACGATGGGACTTTTGGGAGTGGGCGGCCTAGCCATGGTGATCGGCAGGATGCGCCGCACCTCGGTGGAGTTGCAGCAGCGGGTCGCCGAGCGCACCGCCGCCGAGGCCCGTTTGGCGGCGTTACATGAAATCAATCTGGCCGCGACCTCGACCCTGGATCTGCCTAACGTCTTGAGAGTGTTGTTGGAAAAAATCGGCGTCTTCCTACCCTATGCCGCGGCCACCGTCCGTTTATTCAATGAAGCGAGCGGTCTCCTGGAGCCGATTGCCTGCCTGAACCTCGACGAAGAGGAATGGAAGGAAGAGCAATGGAAAGGCGGCCGCGGATTGCCGAACGTGATCTTCAAAAATAGGGTGCCTTGGATGGTGCGGAATATTCAAACCGACTCGCGCGTCCAGGACCCCGATTTTTTTCGCCGGCAGGGTTTGGTTTCCTATCTGGGAGTTCCTTTGATCGTGAAAGACGAGATCTTCGGGGTCATTTCCTTTTATACGAAAAAAGAGCACGATTTCAGCGACGACGAAATCGAATTTCTCAACACGCTCGTCGGACAGGCGGCCATCGCGATCAATAATTCGCAGCTCTTCGAGCAGACCCGAAGCCAGGCGGTCGCGATGGAGAAATCAAACAAGGTCAAGGACGAATTTTTGAGCGTCATGTCGCATGAGCTGAGAACTCCGTTGAATGTGGTCATCGGCTATACCGGACTGATGAAAGAAGGAATATTGGGCGCCGTCAGCGAAGAGCAAACCAAAGCCTTGGACAAAATCGGCGATCGGGCCAAGGACCAATTGACCATGATCGACAGTATTTTGTTCGCTACTTCGGTCGAGACCCGCGAGATCAAGGCGGAGTCCCAGGAGTTGAACCTGGCGGCGTTTCTCGACGATCTCAAGTCAAGCTATGAAGTTTCGGTGGAAACGCGAATCCGTCTGAATTGGATCTACGCGGCGGATTTGCCGGTGGTCCAGTTAGACGTGGCAAAGCTGAGACACGTCCTGCAAAATCTCATCAATAATGCACTCAAGTTCACCCGCGAGGGCGAGGTGGCGGTATCGGCGAGAATGATGGGAAACGGACAGCACGCAGGGGGCAATGGGTATCCGGCATTTATAGAATTCAAGGTGGCCGATACCGGTATCGGCATTGCGGAGTCGCATGTGCAGGTCATCTTCGACAAGTTCCGCCAGGTGGACAGCTCCGAGACGAGACCGTACGGAGGCGTCGGCATCGGCCTTTACATCGTGAAAAAATTCACCGAGATGCTCGGCGGCACCGTCGATGTCGAGAGCAAGCCCGGCGAAGGATCGACGTTTACGGTCCGAGTGCCTTGCGCCGTCGCCAATGTTAAGGGTCAAGGCGCCGATTGGATATAACCCGCCAAAACGTTTCCTTTTCCGCCGCTTTTTGTTTGAGGAACACAGGGACCGGCATGCCGCCGCGATAGTTGCGGATTTGCGCAATTGAGCAAACGTGACAAAGCCGCTTTTTCTCAGGCCATCTGACCCGCCATAGGTTTTTCCGCGCGTCGGAGTAGAATTCAAATGAGACTTAGGAAAGGGGGACGAGCCCATGGCGCTATCCGACGTTATTGGATGGGTTGAATACTTCATTAATTTGAGGCTTTTCGAGGTCAACAAAACAGCGATCACGCCCGCTTCGATCCTCATGTTTGTCGTCGTTATCGCGGTGTTTGGCGTGACTTCGCGTTTGCTGCAACGGCTGCTGAAGGCGCAACTTTTTTCTCACATGAGGATCGATGAGGGCATCCAGTATACTCTGATCCGCATCAGCCACTATCTCATCATGATCGTCGGCGCCGTAGTCGCCTTTCAGTTCATCGGCATCGATCTCACCGGCCTGGCGATCATTCTCGGCTTTTTATCCGTCGGCATCGGCTTTGGATTGCAGAACATCACTTCCAACTTCGTCGCCGGTCTTATTCTTCTTCTCGAGCGGCCGATCAAGGTCGGGGACAGGGTCATGGTCGGCGAGCAGGAAGGAGATGTGGTCGAAATCAAGATGCGCTCGACGACGATTAACACCT is from Candidatus Binatia bacterium and encodes:
- a CDS encoding ATP-binding protein is translated as MEVNALVRISRVMRRALGQARAAVAYLIYEHTILLLTVMFCAAGAATLWHLSRLSATLVESGALQGTVLYSGSLTELRTFYGSEVVDRVRSRGIEATHDYAGKQGAIPIPATFTIEFGKHMGAISPGMQIRLYSDYPFPFRKDGGPRDGFERDALLELRKNPGQPYFRFEDFQGRASLRYATAVQLRAGCVSCHNTHPESPKIDWQVGDVRGVQEIIRPLDSAIAETRSGLQSTFVLLGTMGLLGVGGLAMVIGRMRRTSVELQQRVAERTAAEARLAALHEINLAATSTLDLPNVLRVLLEKIGVFLPYAAATVRLFNEASGLLEPIACLNLDEEEWKEEQWKGGRGLPNVIFKNRVPWMVRNIQTDSRVQDPDFFRRQGLVSYLGVPLIVKDEIFGVISFYTKKEHDFSDDEIEFLNTLVGQAAIAINNSQLFEQTRSQAVAMEKSNKVKDEFLSVMSHELRTPLNVVIGYTGLMKEGILGAVSEEQTKALDKIGDRAKDQLTMIDSILFATSVETREIKAESQELNLAAFLDDLKSSYEVSVETRIRLNWIYAADLPVVQLDVAKLRHVLQNLINNALKFTREGEVAVSARMMGNGQHAGGNGYPAFIEFKVADTGIGIAESHVQVIFDKFRQVDSSETRPYGGVGIGLYIVKKFTEMLGGTVDVESKPGEGSTFTVRVPCAVANVKGQGADWI
- a CDS encoding mechanosensitive ion channel domain-containing protein — translated: MALSDVIGWVEYFINLRLFEVNKTAITPASILMFVVVIAVFGVTSRLLQRLLKAQLFSHMRIDEGIQYTLIRISHYLIMIVGAVVAFQFIGIDLTGLAIILGFLSVGIGFGLQNITSNFVAGLILLLERPIKVGDRVMVGEQEGDVVEIKMRSTTINTLNNVALIVPNSEFVSAKLENWSYGDQKIRLDIDLGVSYRSDLETVIRSLKEVAAEHPEVLKHPAPDVLHRGFGDSAWNMRLRVWIGHPRRHLEVESDIHCAIVRKFQQNSVEIPFPQRDLHVRSPLPVPISTGTEFRRPA